The Catenulispora sp. MAP5-51 genome has a window encoding:
- a CDS encoding FMN-binding protein, translating into MRRAIVTGTATVSGVVLLLGLKPHSDTPLASKGTANNFTINQSDAAGNQPSAPSSSGASGSSGTSPQSGSAPSTSSPPSSAPSSAKSSAKSSAPSSAPAAPKSSAPAPAATTKTVTGDAAVTRYGPVQLAVTFNGKKITQIQVLEYPTETGRDQEINSYAIPQLNQQAMSAQSANIDGVSGATYTSQGYQQSLQSAIDKAGA; encoded by the coding sequence ATGCGACGCGCGATCGTCACCGGCACCGCGACCGTTTCGGGGGTCGTCCTGCTGCTCGGTCTGAAGCCGCACAGCGACACGCCGCTTGCGAGCAAGGGGACCGCCAACAACTTCACGATCAACCAGTCGGATGCGGCGGGGAACCAGCCCAGTGCGCCGAGTTCCTCGGGGGCCTCTGGTTCTTCTGGGACTTCGCCCCAGTCCGGATCGGCGCCCTCGACGTCTTCGCCGCCGTCATCGGCTCCGTCATCGGCTAAGTCATCGGCTAAGTCATCGGCGCCGAGCTCGGCCCCGGCGGCGCCCAAGTCCTCGGCCCCCGCCCCGGCCGCCACGACCAAGACCGTCACCGGCGACGCCGCGGTCACCCGCTACGGACCGGTGCAACTCGCGGTCACCTTCAACGGCAAGAAGATCACCCAGATCCAGGTGCTGGAGTACCCCACCGAGACCGGCCGCGACCAGGAGATCAACAGCTACGCCATCCCGCAGCTGAACCAGCAGGCGATGAGCGCGCAGAGCGCGAACATCGACGGCGTCTCGGGCGCGACGTACACCAGCCAGGGCTACCAGCAGTCGCTGCAGAGCGCGATAGACAAGGCGGGTGCATGA
- a CDS encoding FAD:protein FMN transferase, producing MTVRHVEQVMGTVFSIVADDGAGLPAAVSRLHEIDAKFSTYRADSPVSRMARGEAVDRDPEIAEVLRRCAEVEADTDGAFSAYPAGRLDPSGWVKGWAIEEVDRLLTAAGSRNHLIVGGGDVQARGEAELGRPWTVGITDPLHSDRYAVLVNGRDFAIATSGTAERGAHIIDPATAEPATGFASVTLIGTRIAHTDAYATAVFAMGPERGLEWVEERPGFEAYAVLPDGGTVETAGFARFLAG from the coding sequence ATGACGGTCCGCCACGTCGAGCAGGTGATGGGCACGGTGTTCTCGATCGTCGCCGACGACGGCGCGGGCCTGCCGGCGGCCGTGTCCCGCCTGCACGAGATCGACGCGAAGTTCTCGACCTACCGCGCCGACAGCCCGGTCAGCCGCATGGCCCGCGGCGAGGCGGTGGACCGCGACCCGGAGATCGCCGAGGTCCTGCGCCGCTGCGCCGAGGTCGAGGCCGACACCGACGGCGCCTTCAGCGCCTACCCGGCCGGCCGCCTGGACCCCAGCGGCTGGGTGAAGGGCTGGGCGATCGAGGAGGTGGACCGCCTCCTGACCGCCGCCGGCTCCCGCAACCACCTGATCGTCGGCGGCGGCGACGTCCAGGCCCGCGGCGAGGCCGAACTGGGCCGCCCCTGGACCGTGGGCATCACCGACCCCCTGCACTCGGACCGCTACGCGGTCCTGGTCAACGGCCGCGACTTCGCCATCGCCACCTCCGGTACCGCGGAGCGCGGAGCGCACATCATCGACCCGGCCACCGCCGAACCGGCGACCGGCTTCGCCTCGGTGACCCTGATCGGCACCCGGATCGCGCACACGGACGCGTACGCCACGGCCGTGTTCGCCATGGGGCCGGAGCGCGGGCTGGAGTGGGTCGAGGAGCGCCCGGGGTTCGAGGCGTACGCGGTCCTGCCGGACGGCGGGACTGTGGAGACGGCGGGGTTCGCGCGGTTTCTGGCGGGGTGA
- a CDS encoding ferric reductase-like transmembrane domain-containing protein yields MSTTALPRDTAPTGARTSPETVPRLALALMAAGAAAVLASWWHATTSVVGAAGWLDGAGRITGLLAGYLAPVLLLLMARIPVLEHRVGSDRLARWHALAGRYMVFLVSAHVVTIIWGYALTDGKNPFAEGVDIVFHYPEMIKGSLGTLLLFGTGIVSARVARRKLRYETWYYLHLATYLAIALAFSHQIVNGADLSVQPEQTLWSAYYVLAALTLGWFRLWMPYVRDRRHKLRVHSVVAEGPGVYSVILKGERLEDLNARPGQFFRLQFQTRNLRWVANPYSLSAAPHPSYLRFTIKSLGDHSSAVARLRPGTKVRAEGPYGAFTEDKARSPQVLLIAAGVGITPVRALFETLPGRLTLLYRAGSDREILFRRELEDIARDRGARLVYLVGSRRRHGKTLTPRGLMNLVPDLKAHDVYLCGPEPMQQAVIAALREAGVPASHIHHESFEF; encoded by the coding sequence ATGAGCACGACCGCCCTGCCCCGCGACACCGCTCCGACCGGCGCGAGAACGTCGCCCGAGACCGTCCCGCGGCTGGCCCTGGCCCTGATGGCGGCCGGCGCCGCGGCGGTGCTGGCCTCCTGGTGGCACGCCACGACCAGCGTCGTGGGCGCGGCCGGCTGGCTGGACGGCGCCGGCCGGATCACCGGCCTGCTGGCCGGCTACCTGGCGCCGGTCCTGCTGCTGCTCATGGCCCGGATCCCGGTGCTGGAGCACCGGGTGGGCAGCGACCGGCTGGCGCGCTGGCACGCCCTGGCCGGGCGGTACATGGTCTTCCTGGTCAGTGCGCACGTCGTCACCATCATCTGGGGATACGCCCTCACGGACGGCAAGAACCCGTTCGCCGAGGGTGTGGACATCGTCTTCCATTACCCGGAGATGATCAAGGGGTCGCTGGGCACCCTGCTGCTGTTCGGCACCGGCATCGTCTCGGCGCGGGTGGCCCGGCGCAAGCTCCGCTACGAGACCTGGTACTACCTGCACCTGGCCACCTATCTGGCGATCGCATTGGCGTTCAGCCACCAGATCGTCAACGGCGCCGACCTGTCGGTGCAGCCCGAGCAGACGCTGTGGAGCGCGTACTACGTGCTGGCGGCCCTGACGCTCGGCTGGTTCCGGCTGTGGATGCCCTACGTCCGCGACCGGCGGCACAAGCTGCGGGTGCACTCGGTGGTGGCCGAGGGGCCGGGCGTCTACTCGGTGATCCTGAAGGGCGAGCGGCTGGAGGATCTGAACGCCCGGCCCGGGCAGTTCTTCCGTCTCCAGTTCCAGACCCGGAACCTGCGATGGGTGGCCAACCCGTACTCGCTGTCCGCCGCGCCGCACCCGAGCTACCTGCGCTTCACGATCAAGAGCCTGGGCGACCACAGCTCGGCGGTGGCCCGGCTGCGGCCGGGCACGAAGGTGCGGGCCGAGGGGCCCTACGGCGCCTTCACCGAGGACAAGGCCCGCTCGCCGCAGGTGCTGCTGATCGCCGCGGGTGTCGGCATCACGCCGGTGCGGGCCCTGTTCGAGACCCTGCCCGGACGGCTGACGCTGCTCTACCGGGCCGGGAGCGACCGGGAGATCCTCTTCCGGCGCGAGCTGGAGGACATCGCCCGCGACCGGGGCGCGCGGCTGGTGTACTTGGTCGGCAGCCGACGGCGGCACGGCAAGACGCTCACCCCGCGCGGGCTGATGAATCTGGTGCCGGACCTGAAGGCGCACGACGTCTATCTGTGCGGGCCCGAGCCGATGCAGCAGGCGGTCATCGCCGCGCTGCGGGAGGCGGGGGTGCCCGCCTCCCACATCCACCACGAGTCTTTCGAGTTCTAG
- the pyrE gene encoding orotate phosphoribosyltransferase, with translation MTHSDLAARIHAAAHLTGDFVLRSGRTATEYFDKYRFEADPVLLDAVAERMAPLVPAGTEVLAGLEMGGIPVVTALGRHTGLPCAFVRKTAKAYGTRRLAEGAEIGGRRVLIVEDVVTSGGQILLSTEELRTLGADVREALCVIDRGQGGAEALAAQGIRLLSLLTADDLRASVASVTPVASVTSEASEA, from the coding sequence GTGACCCACTCCGACCTCGCAGCCCGCATCCACGCCGCCGCCCACCTGACCGGCGATTTCGTCCTCCGCTCCGGCCGCACCGCGACCGAGTACTTCGACAAGTACCGCTTCGAGGCCGATCCCGTCCTGCTCGACGCCGTAGCCGAGCGCATGGCCCCGCTCGTACCGGCCGGCACCGAGGTCCTGGCCGGGCTGGAGATGGGCGGCATCCCCGTGGTCACCGCTCTGGGTCGGCACACCGGCCTGCCCTGCGCCTTCGTCCGCAAGACCGCCAAGGCCTACGGCACCCGCCGGCTCGCCGAGGGTGCGGAGATCGGCGGTCGCCGGGTCCTGATCGTCGAAGACGTGGTCACCAGCGGCGGTCAGATCCTTCTGTCCACCGAGGAATTGCGCACCCTCGGCGCCGATGTGCGCGAGGCTCTGTGCGTCATCGACCGCGGGCAAGGGGGTGCGGAAGCTCTGGCGGCGCAAGGGATCCGGTTGCTGTCTCTGCTCACGGCCGACGATCTGCGCGCCTCCGTGGCTTCCGTCACCCCCGTGGCTTCCGTAACTTCCGAGGCCTCCGAGGCCTGA
- a CDS encoding RNA polymerase sigma factor, producing the protein MSADADPPTAVRWVRAAQGGDALAMTRLLDELTPYVGRLCAPIALADAPDAAQEALIAVFQNLRNLRELAALYGWVRRIAVREAIRVAQRGARQQPAELAELPAPGSPELAVDVRDVLDRLSPEHRAILMLREVEGLDERAAAEVLEVSAGTAKSRLSRAKAAFRKQWTA; encoded by the coding sequence GTGAGCGCAGACGCGGACCCGCCTACTGCCGTCCGCTGGGTCCGCGCCGCTCAAGGCGGCGACGCGTTGGCGATGACCCGCCTCCTGGACGAGCTGACGCCCTACGTCGGCCGCCTGTGCGCACCGATCGCGCTCGCCGACGCACCGGACGCCGCGCAGGAGGCGCTGATCGCGGTGTTCCAGAACCTGCGGAACCTCCGCGAGCTGGCGGCACTGTACGGCTGGGTCCGGCGCATCGCGGTGCGGGAGGCGATCCGCGTCGCGCAGCGCGGCGCGCGCCAGCAGCCGGCGGAGCTCGCCGAGCTTCCGGCGCCAGGCAGCCCGGAGCTGGCGGTCGATGTCCGCGACGTGCTGGACCGGCTGTCGCCGGAACACCGTGCGATCCTGATGCTGCGCGAGGTGGAGGGTTTGGACGAGCGGGCTGCGGCGGAGGTGCTCGAGGTGTCGGCGGGGACGGCGAAGTCGCGGCTGAGTCGGGCCAAGGCGGCGTTCCGGAAGCAGTGGACGGCATGA
- a CDS encoding response regulator transcription factor: MTAMPANIANPTEPWRFLVVDDEPDLVEVVCGALRHEGWDAVGAHDGREAVSAAATYQPDAVVLDMMLPDMDGMEVMRRIHTSRPEVRVLFLTARDAVEDRIAGIAAGGDDYVAKPFSLDEVVVRLRSLVRRTARGRTGRAAGPDCLVVGDLVLDEAAREVTRGGEPIELSPKEFSLLWFLMRHPRQVLSKSQILAEVWSYDYGGQAHVVELYISYLRKKIDAGRPAMIHTVRGAGYVIKAAAP; the protein is encoded by the coding sequence ATGACCGCCATGCCTGCGAATATCGCGAACCCGACGGAACCCTGGCGTTTCCTGGTCGTCGACGACGAGCCGGACCTGGTGGAGGTCGTCTGCGGCGCGCTGCGGCACGAGGGCTGGGACGCCGTGGGCGCGCACGACGGCCGGGAGGCGGTCTCGGCGGCGGCGACCTACCAGCCGGACGCCGTGGTGCTGGACATGATGCTGCCGGACATGGACGGTATGGAGGTCATGCGGCGCATTCACACCTCCCGTCCTGAAGTACGCGTGTTGTTCCTCACAGCGCGCGACGCCGTGGAGGACCGGATCGCCGGGATCGCGGCCGGCGGCGACGACTACGTGGCCAAGCCGTTCAGCCTGGACGAGGTGGTGGTGCGGCTGCGCAGCCTGGTGCGGCGCACGGCCCGCGGCCGGACCGGCCGGGCTGCCGGACCGGACTGCCTGGTCGTCGGAGACCTAGTCTTGGACGAGGCCGCGCGGGAGGTGACCCGGGGCGGCGAGCCGATCGAGCTGAGTCCGAAGGAGTTCTCGCTGCTGTGGTTCCTCATGCGGCACCCGCGCCAGGTGCTGAGCAAGTCGCAGATCCTGGCCGAGGTGTGGTCGTACGACTACGGAGGGCAGGCGCACGTCGTGGAGCTCTACATCAGCTACCTGCGCAAGAAGATCGACGCCGGCCGCCCGGCGATGATCCACACGGTGCGGGGCGCGGGGTACGTCATCAAGGCCGCCGCTCCATGA
- a CDS encoding sensor histidine kinase: MRRLRPRTLRGQLTLGLVVLLAAIFAGVGFGTTALLRGFLVTRLDQQLTAAGPRYAQSLEHELAAADTRGQAQGTFGARADDGVVTQVGVVDGTSSTGDNTGQVRLSAADSRALLALPLDGSPHTVRLSTLTDYRMRAVNGADGDVLVTGLPLSQVSGPVRELAEAEIVLFAGAVVAAALGGAAWVRLALRPLDRVVTTAERVSTLSLASGEVALDVRVPDTDRDSARGQEEVKRVGASLNRMLGHVEDALARRQSVERRLRDFAADAGHELRTPLASVRGHAELVLRRGGELPDDARHALTRIEAESRRMGTIVDDLLLLARLDAGRPLESKEVDLTLLVLNAVDDARAADTAADTDTGTDADGNKGSDAATASNDGRARTRHEWRLDLPTDPVTVLGDPHRLAQAVANFVTNARVHTPPGTLVTVGITVHAGRVRLAIEDTGPGLPPDLADRVFDRFTRGDPARARSSGSTGLGLAITRAVAEAHGGRVGVRSQPGRTVFELVLPEQQPENQRRHRAGDSTWLESAP, translated from the coding sequence ATGAGGCGGCTCCGGCCGCGCACGCTGCGAGGACAGCTGACGCTCGGGCTGGTGGTGCTGCTGGCGGCGATCTTCGCCGGCGTCGGGTTCGGCACCACGGCCCTGCTGCGCGGCTTCCTCGTGACGCGGCTGGACCAGCAACTGACGGCGGCCGGGCCGCGCTACGCGCAGAGCCTGGAGCACGAACTGGCCGCCGCCGACACCCGCGGGCAGGCGCAGGGCACCTTCGGGGCCCGCGCCGACGACGGGGTGGTGACCCAGGTCGGCGTGGTCGACGGGACCAGCTCGACCGGCGACAACACCGGCCAGGTCCGCCTGTCCGCGGCCGATTCCCGGGCCCTGCTCGCGCTGCCGCTGGACGGCTCACCGCACACCGTGCGGCTGTCGACGCTCACGGACTACCGGATGCGCGCGGTCAACGGGGCCGACGGCGACGTCCTGGTCACCGGCCTGCCGCTGTCCCAGGTCTCCGGGCCCGTGCGGGAGCTCGCCGAGGCCGAGATCGTACTGTTCGCCGGGGCCGTGGTGGCCGCCGCGCTCGGCGGCGCGGCGTGGGTCAGGCTGGCGCTGCGGCCGCTGGACCGGGTGGTCACCACCGCCGAGCGGGTCAGCACCCTGTCGCTGGCCAGCGGCGAGGTGGCGCTGGACGTGCGGGTCCCGGACACGGACCGCGACTCCGCCCGGGGGCAGGAGGAAGTGAAGCGCGTCGGCGCCTCCCTGAACCGCATGCTGGGCCACGTCGAGGACGCCCTGGCCCGGCGCCAGTCGGTCGAGCGCCGGCTGCGCGACTTCGCCGCCGACGCCGGCCACGAGCTGCGCACCCCGCTGGCCTCCGTCCGCGGCCACGCCGAGCTGGTGCTGCGGCGCGGCGGCGAGCTGCCCGACGACGCCCGGCACGCGCTGACCCGGATCGAGGCCGAGTCCCGGCGCATGGGCACCATCGTGGACGACCTCCTCCTGCTGGCGCGTCTGGACGCGGGCCGGCCGCTGGAGTCCAAGGAAGTCGACCTGACGCTGCTGGTGCTGAACGCGGTGGACGACGCGCGCGCCGCCGACACGGCAGCCGATACCGACACCGGCACAGACGCGGACGGCAACAAGGGCAGCGACGCGGCGACGGCCAGCAACGACGGCCGAGCCCGCACCCGCCACGAATGGCGCCTGGACCTGCCGACCGACCCGGTGACCGTCCTCGGCGACCCGCACCGGCTGGCCCAGGCGGTGGCGAACTTCGTGACCAACGCCCGCGTGCACACCCCGCCCGGGACGCTCGTCACGGTCGGTATCACCGTGCACGCCGGCCGGGTCCGCCTCGCGATCGAGGACACCGGGCCGGGACTGCCGCCGGACCTCGCGGACCGGGTCTTCGACCGCTTCACCCGCGGCGACCCGGCGCGGGCCCGGAGCTCCGGGAGCACCGGCCTGGGACTGGCCATCACGCGCGCGGTCGCCGAAGCGCACGGCGGACGGGTCGGGGTGCGGTCCCAGCCGGGGCGGACGGTCTTCGAGCTCGTGCTGCCGGAGCAGCAGCCCGAGAACCAGAGACGGCACAGGGCCGGTGACAGCACATGGCTAGAGTCGGCACCATGA
- a CDS encoding serine protein kinase RIO, giving the protein MRRRVDESLANPNRKGRLTLEEKGRLAIERENADMAPPEGDRWSNWPDAGHGPEPRPEWVITEQGACDHELGVLKTGKEADVFLLRRVVPDTGAEVTMAAKRYRSNEHRNFQRDAGYLEGRRLRRTRDMRAIEGRTSFGMNLIAQQWAIAEFGALSDLWQAGVPVPYPVQLYGSELLMEFVGDPDGTAAPRLAQLRPEPDELLDLWEQLVSALLALAERGQTHGDLSPYNILVHHGRLVLIDLPQVVDVVVNPRGREYLSRDVHNVAKWFTAHGLPEHFADPARLLETLAGEARLT; this is encoded by the coding sequence ATGCGTCGGCGTGTCGACGAATCCCTCGCCAACCCGAACCGCAAGGGCCGCCTCACCCTTGAGGAAAAGGGCCGTCTCGCCATCGAGCGCGAGAACGCGGACATGGCCCCGCCCGAGGGCGACCGCTGGTCCAACTGGCCCGACGCCGGCCACGGCCCCGAGCCGCGTCCGGAGTGGGTGATCACCGAGCAGGGCGCCTGCGACCACGAACTCGGTGTGCTCAAGACCGGCAAGGAAGCGGACGTCTTCCTGCTGCGCCGCGTCGTCCCCGACACCGGCGCCGAGGTCACGATGGCCGCCAAGCGCTACCGCTCGAACGAACACCGCAACTTCCAGCGCGACGCCGGCTACCTCGAAGGCCGCCGGCTGCGCCGTACCCGCGACATGCGCGCGATCGAGGGGCGCACGTCCTTCGGCATGAACCTGATCGCCCAGCAGTGGGCGATCGCGGAGTTCGGCGCCCTGTCCGACCTGTGGCAGGCCGGCGTGCCGGTCCCGTATCCGGTGCAGCTGTACGGTTCCGAGCTGCTGATGGAGTTCGTCGGCGACCCCGACGGCACGGCCGCGCCCCGGCTGGCGCAGCTGCGCCCGGAGCCCGACGAACTGCTGGACTTGTGGGAGCAGCTGGTCTCGGCGCTGCTGGCGCTGGCCGAGCGCGGCCAGACGCACGGCGACCTGTCCCCGTACAACATCCTGGTGCACCACGGCCGGCTGGTCCTGATCGACCTGCCGCAGGTGGTGGACGTGGTGGTGAACCCCAGGGGCCGGGAGTACCTGTCCCGGGACGTGCACAACGTCGCCAAGTGGTTCACCGCCCACGGCCTGCCCGAGCACTTCGCCGACCCGGCGCGTCTGCTGGAGACGCTGGCCGGCGAGGCACGCCTGACCTGA